The proteins below come from a single Mesobacillus jeotgali genomic window:
- a CDS encoding efflux RND transporter permease subunit, translating into MKISNFSIRRPVFTLVTMFLVLILGVVSLMRIPLKLIPDINPPVGVVVTNYQGASPEEVVEKVTKPLEANLATLPGIKTMTSTSQEGANLILMQFSWTTNIDDIQDEVIQRLDMTPIPDDANKPRFMKFDPSQFPVIQLSLSSGQDESALRELAEELELELTKVEGVASVNLSGTSVREVRVELDQEKLRSYKLSQSDIVDLIRANDVSMPGDTILTDGKELTTRIISTLDSLDTLKNLTVFNNPMTKQKITLEDVGKVELQKQDDNTITRTNQTPSVLLSVLQQSDANTAEVSEAFLEELETLLERDKYSGIESEVLFDQGDYIKMAIGNISNSLIVGGLLAMAVLFFFLRNVKSPLIIGIAIPYSVIFTFVLMFFADFTLNIMTLGGLALGIGMLVDNAIVVIENIYRHLSMGKDPKTAARAGAKEVGAAITASTLTTVAVFLPVVFISGIIGELFTEFALTISFSLFASLVVALTVVPMLASRLLKAPKKNLEARRQRSGSMRGLEKSIRWALRHRFIVILVTLLMLAGGGYGVTTVGTQFIPPTDEGFFSVRVNLENGAALSETQKVMAALEDKLKDEEDVDVYVSLVGTTQEASFRGTTNANVGELYVKMDELEEREISTFQFVDDVKKELEQAAENANSTAELSFNMQSTSGSAPNTLTFNVRDSSEKRLNESVDRIYDSLRELDDVNELTTSQNDTVEEIQITVDREKALAQGLAPAQIAMIVNNVTRGDMATQMPGEDGEILGVYVEYDSEVTRNIDQLKQLLIKKPDGNYVTLGQVANIETGSGPVKVQRINQQGAVEFTMKYKSSTNLGDISKKVDEKIDELDLPEETEVVFSGDRELLESSIDDLVLAFVLAIILIYLVMAAQFESLKYPFVIMFTVPLMVIGVALALTATRTPISLTVVIGIIVLAGIVVNNAIVIVDYINQKKERGLIPHEAIVLSVKDRARPILMTALTTILGLLPLALGVGEGTEINQPMGITVIGGLISSTFLTLFVIPVVYSFFDKDYRRRNKMYATPDGHLVPAYLLKEHTESDYESGTEERPAAFQKGKYSKEEMAGMLEELLQLVKEEEDSNQDYRRRR; encoded by the coding sequence ATGAAAATCAGCAATTTTTCAATCAGAAGGCCTGTTTTTACATTAGTGACCATGTTCCTGGTCCTGATACTAGGGGTTGTTTCATTGATGAGGATTCCTTTGAAACTGATCCCGGATATAAATCCACCTGTTGGGGTAGTTGTCACCAATTATCAGGGGGCAAGTCCAGAGGAAGTCGTTGAAAAGGTGACGAAGCCACTTGAAGCGAATTTGGCTACACTGCCGGGAATCAAGACAATGACGTCTACGTCACAGGAGGGCGCCAACCTGATTCTGATGCAGTTTTCCTGGACAACCAATATCGATGATATCCAGGATGAAGTCATCCAGAGGCTGGATATGACGCCGATTCCAGACGACGCGAATAAGCCGAGATTCATGAAGTTCGATCCGTCTCAATTTCCAGTCATCCAGCTATCATTAAGCTCTGGCCAGGATGAATCTGCGCTAAGGGAGCTGGCGGAAGAACTAGAATTGGAGCTCACCAAGGTTGAAGGGGTCGCAAGCGTCAACTTATCCGGTACATCCGTACGCGAAGTAAGAGTGGAGCTCGACCAGGAGAAGCTTAGAAGCTATAAACTGAGCCAGTCTGACATCGTGGATCTGATCAGGGCTAATGATGTATCAATGCCTGGTGATACGATTTTGACAGACGGCAAAGAACTGACGACTAGGATCATCAGTACCTTGGATTCATTAGATACATTAAAGAACCTGACAGTATTCAATAATCCAATGACAAAGCAAAAGATCACATTGGAGGATGTTGGGAAAGTTGAACTGCAAAAACAGGATGATAATACAATCACGAGGACGAACCAGACTCCATCTGTCCTGCTGAGTGTCCTGCAGCAATCCGATGCTAATACTGCAGAAGTTTCTGAAGCTTTTCTAGAAGAGTTGGAGACCTTGCTTGAAAGAGATAAATACTCTGGAATAGAGTCGGAGGTACTGTTTGACCAGGGTGATTATATCAAAATGGCAATCGGCAATATTTCCAATTCCCTCATTGTCGGGGGATTGCTTGCGATGGCCGTTCTGTTTTTCTTCCTTAGGAATGTGAAGAGTCCGCTTATCATCGGTATCGCCATTCCGTATTCCGTCATCTTCACCTTCGTATTGATGTTCTTTGCTGATTTTACTTTGAATATCATGACACTTGGCGGGCTGGCTCTTGGAATAGGGATGCTGGTTGATAACGCCATAGTTGTCATTGAAAATATTTATCGTCATCTCTCAATGGGCAAGGATCCAAAAACAGCGGCAAGGGCTGGAGCTAAGGAAGTAGGAGCAGCCATTACTGCATCAACTTTGACGACTGTAGCAGTGTTTTTGCCAGTTGTATTTATATCAGGTATCATCGGCGAGCTGTTTACAGAGTTCGCATTGACGATTTCATTTAGTTTGTTTGCATCATTGGTGGTTGCATTGACTGTTGTGCCAATGCTGGCAAGCAGGCTGTTGAAGGCTCCTAAGAAAAATCTCGAAGCGAGAAGACAGCGCTCAGGCTCAATGAGAGGGTTGGAAAAGTCGATCAGATGGGCACTTCGCCATCGATTCATCGTCATTTTAGTAACTTTGCTGATGCTTGCCGGAGGCGGCTATGGAGTGACAACCGTTGGTACTCAATTTATTCCTCCTACGGATGAAGGATTCTTCAGCGTCAGGGTGAACCTTGAAAATGGGGCAGCTCTCTCAGAAACTCAAAAAGTTATGGCAGCCTTAGAAGATAAATTGAAAGATGAAGAAGATGTCGACGTATATGTAAGTTTGGTAGGCACGACTCAAGAAGCTTCATTCAGAGGCACTACCAATGCAAATGTCGGTGAACTATACGTAAAGATGGACGAGCTTGAAGAACGGGAAATCAGTACCTTCCAGTTTGTCGATGATGTAAAAAAAGAGCTGGAACAGGCTGCGGAAAATGCAAACAGCACTGCTGAACTGAGTTTTAACATGCAGTCCACATCCGGTTCTGCACCGAATACCCTGACCTTCAATGTTCGCGATTCCAGTGAAAAACGACTGAATGAGTCTGTCGATCGAATTTATGATTCCTTGAGAGAACTTGATGATGTCAATGAGCTCACTACAAGCCAGAATGACACAGTCGAGGAAATCCAAATTACTGTGGACAGGGAAAAGGCACTGGCACAGGGACTCGCACCAGCGCAAATTGCCATGATTGTCAATAACGTAACCCGAGGGGATATGGCGACACAAATGCCTGGAGAAGATGGTGAAATTCTTGGTGTGTATGTAGAGTATGATAGTGAAGTAACCAGGAATATCGATCAACTGAAACAGTTGTTAATCAAGAAGCCAGATGGTAACTATGTCACCCTAGGCCAGGTTGCAAATATCGAAACTGGCAGCGGTCCTGTAAAAGTTCAGCGAATCAATCAACAGGGTGCAGTTGAATTCACAATGAAATACAAATCCTCAACGAATCTTGGTGATATATCCAAGAAAGTGGATGAGAAGATAGACGAACTTGATTTACCAGAAGAAACTGAAGTCGTATTCAGCGGAGACAGAGAACTGCTCGAATCATCAATAGATGATCTTGTATTGGCTTTCGTTCTGGCTATCATCCTGATTTATCTCGTAATGGCTGCGCAGTTCGAGTCATTGAAGTATCCGTTTGTCATTATGTTCACGGTTCCGCTGATGGTAATTGGTGTCGCACTTGCCCTGACGGCAACGAGAACACCAATAAGCTTGACGGTGGTTATCGGAATCATTGTGCTTGCAGGTATCGTAGTTAATAATGCAATTGTAATCGTTGACTATATCAACCAGAAGAAAGAGCGTGGTTTGATACCGCATGAAGCCATTGTCCTGTCGGTAAAAGATAGGGCACGACCTATCCTGATGACAGCGCTGACGACGATTCTTGGGCTTCTCCCGCTTGCGCTCGGCGTCGGAGAAGGAACTGAAATCAATCAGCCGATGGGAATCACAGTTATTGGCGGCTTGATCAGCAGTACATTCCTGACCCTGTTTGTCATTCCGGTAGTCTATAGTTTCTTTGATAAGGATTATCGCAGAAGGAATAAAATGTATGCTACCCCGGATGGGCATCTCGTTCCTGCCTACCTGCTGAAAGAACATACAGAATCAGATTATGAATCGGGAACGGAAGAGAGGCCGGCTGCCTTCCAAAAGGGAAAATACTCTAAAGAAGAAATGGCCGGTATGTTAGAAGAGCTCCTTCAACTCGTCAAAGAAGAAGAAGATTCAAATCAAGATTATAGAAGAAGAAGATAA
- a CDS encoding SDR family oxidoreductase produces MEYGYFFTGFPGFISNQLIREILRKNDGKGKFHVLVLPNMVDKAVDERAAIIQGFSLAENQFEIIEGDITAPGLAIDPDKQAQLELEVTHVFHLAAIYDLAVPKEIAYRVNVDGTRNVNDWAKTLKNIQRYTYFSTAFVAGKREGILYEDELIKPPGFKNYYEETKYEAEVLVDALKSEVPVTIIRPGIVKGHSTTGETIKFDGPYFIMNFIDRLSFMPFLPKLGKGDTVVNLVPVDYIIEATTYLTFSDKGAGKTYHLTDPKPYKVSELYEMMMFELLKKQPKGSVPLALAKGGLNFRVLRRYLGVEKEALDYFTWRGTFDSSHAQDDLKDSGIKCPDFKEGIAAMATFYQENKHKSQYQINIV; encoded by the coding sequence ATGGAGTACGGATACTTTTTTACAGGATTTCCTGGATTCATCAGCAATCAATTGATTCGAGAGATTTTGCGTAAAAATGATGGCAAAGGAAAATTCCATGTTTTAGTACTGCCAAATATGGTCGATAAGGCAGTGGATGAGAGAGCGGCAATCATCCAGGGTTTTAGCCTGGCTGAGAACCAGTTTGAGATTATCGAAGGGGACATCACGGCTCCTGGCCTGGCTATTGACCCAGACAAACAAGCTCAACTCGAGTTGGAAGTAACACATGTTTTCCATCTGGCAGCAATCTACGATCTCGCAGTCCCGAAGGAAATTGCCTATCGTGTGAATGTAGATGGAACACGGAACGTAAATGATTGGGCGAAGACATTGAAAAATATCCAGCGATATACGTACTTCAGCACCGCTTTTGTTGCCGGCAAACGGGAAGGTATACTGTACGAGGATGAATTAATCAAGCCACCTGGTTTCAAAAACTATTACGAAGAAACAAAATATGAAGCAGAAGTCCTTGTAGACGCATTGAAATCTGAAGTACCTGTCACGATCATCCGGCCAGGGATTGTTAAGGGCCATTCAACAACAGGAGAAACAATCAAGTTTGATGGTCCGTATTTTATCATGAATTTTATCGACCGTCTTAGCTTCATGCCATTTTTGCCAAAGCTTGGCAAAGGCGATACGGTTGTCAATCTTGTACCCGTGGATTATATTATTGAAGCGACAACCTATTTGACATTTTCCGATAAAGGAGCAGGAAAAACCTATCATCTTACAGACCCTAAACCATACAAGGTGTCTGAGCTTTATGAAATGATGATGTTTGAATTATTGAAGAAGCAGCCTAAAGGTTCTGTACCATTGGCACTGGCAAAGGGAGGCCTCAATTTCCGGGTGCTTAGGAGGTACTTGGGAGTCGAAAAAGAAGCTCTTGATTATTTTACATGGAGAGGCACTTTCGATTCATCCCATGCTCAGGACGATCTGAAGGATTCCGGAATCAAATGCCCGGACTTCAAGGAAGGGATTGCCGCAATGGCGACTTTTTATCAGGAAAACAAACATAAGTCTCAATATCAGATCAACATAGTGTAA
- a CDS encoding aldehyde dehydrogenase family protein, with amino-acid sequence MHSVEEVRKMSVVAPATGKVIAEIEETPVYEVPFFYQKARESFGNWSGLAISERIRYLKNLKQLMVDEMDQIAKIISDDTGKVLTESIVADIMPTLDAIDHIIRHAEKVLSRKKVKTPLLLIGKKSFIEYMPRGVVLVISPWNYPLQLAMVPMISALAGGNSVILKPSEVTPLVGKCIEDLFRRSGFPEGTVQVAHGGKEVGAAFTAGKPDYIFFTGSVRTGKIIQQQAAKDLIPTTLELGGKDPMIVFDDANLDRAVKAAAWGAFTNSGQVCMSAERLYVQKSIYGKFLEKLKKEVNSLQQGTDLDSDIGSMTFPGQKEVVKAQLDEAIERGAKLETGLKPSDWKGDMFLPLTVITEVKQDMKIIQEESFGPLLPVVPFDTEEEAIEYANGTVFGLNASVWTRDKAKARRVASRLVSGAVVINDVIITVANHGLPFGGTKESGIGRYHSEAGLRIFCHEKAIMEDMGFMKSEIQWYPYKGKYPLFLKLFQSYFTEKRDWLNFAKNYIALLKRNK; translated from the coding sequence GTGCATTCAGTTGAAGAAGTTCGCAAGATGTCTGTTGTGGCACCAGCAACAGGAAAGGTTATTGCTGAAATTGAAGAGACGCCTGTCTATGAAGTTCCGTTTTTTTATCAGAAGGCGCGGGAAAGCTTTGGGAACTGGAGCGGCCTAGCGATTTCTGAACGGATCAGGTATTTAAAGAATCTGAAGCAGCTGATGGTTGATGAAATGGACCAGATTGCAAAAATCATATCAGATGATACAGGCAAGGTGTTGACCGAGTCAATTGTGGCCGATATTATGCCGACACTTGATGCGATCGACCATATTATCAGGCATGCTGAAAAAGTTCTCAGCAGGAAGAAAGTGAAAACACCCTTATTGCTAATCGGAAAAAAGTCATTTATTGAATATATGCCCCGTGGTGTTGTACTTGTAATTTCTCCCTGGAATTACCCTTTGCAGCTGGCAATGGTTCCGATGATCAGCGCACTCGCTGGAGGCAATTCGGTCATCCTAAAACCATCAGAAGTAACTCCGCTTGTTGGAAAATGCATCGAGGACTTGTTCCGTCGTTCAGGCTTTCCTGAAGGAACAGTTCAGGTCGCACATGGCGGCAAAGAGGTGGGTGCTGCTTTTACTGCGGGCAAACCAGATTATATCTTCTTTACAGGCTCGGTCCGTACGGGGAAAATCATCCAGCAGCAGGCTGCAAAGGATTTAATTCCTACAACTCTTGAGCTTGGCGGCAAGGATCCGATGATTGTATTTGATGATGCAAATCTCGACAGGGCTGTGAAAGCAGCTGCCTGGGGTGCTTTTACAAACAGCGGACAGGTTTGCATGAGTGCTGAGCGATTATATGTGCAAAAATCGATTTATGGCAAGTTCCTTGAAAAGTTGAAAAAAGAAGTCAATTCTCTTCAGCAGGGGACAGACCTGGATTCAGATATCGGGTCTATGACTTTTCCGGGCCAGAAAGAAGTGGTGAAAGCACAGTTGGATGAAGCGATTGAACGGGGAGCGAAATTGGAGACTGGTCTGAAGCCTTCTGATTGGAAGGGAGACATGTTCCTGCCGCTGACAGTCATTACTGAAGTGAAGCAAGATATGAAGATCATCCAGGAAGAATCTTTCGGTCCGTTGCTTCCGGTTGTTCCATTTGACACGGAAGAAGAAGCAATTGAATATGCCAATGGAACCGTGTTTGGCCTGAATGCGAGTGTCTGGACCAGGGATAAAGCTAAAGCTCGTCGTGTCGCATCCAGACTGGTGTCTGGAGCTGTCGTTATCAATGATGTAATCATTACTGTGGCAAACCATGGCCTTCCTTTTGGAGGAACCAAGGAAAGTGGCATTGGCAGATACCATTCGGAGGCCGGATTGAGAATCTTTTGTCATGAAAAAGCAATCATGGAAGACATGGGTTTCATGAAATCGGAAATTCAATGGTACCCTTATAAAGGCAAGTATCCATTGTTCCTGAAATTATTCCAAAGCTATTTTACCGAAAAAAGAGATTGGCTTAATTTTGCTAAAAACTATATTGCCCTTTTAAAACGCAACAAATAA